A single genomic interval of Oceanithermus profundus DSM 14977 harbors:
- the acnA gene encoding aconitate hydratase AcnA yields MAYKDLFGTKKTLDTAAGKVQYFDFTELEKQGLGAISKLPFSIKILLESVLRNAGTYGVSEEDVKNLAAWKPEPGEITVPLKLARVVLQDFTGVPAVVDLAAMRSAMERFGKDPAKINPQVRSDLIIDHSVQIDFFGTSYALAANVDKEYERNTERYTLLKWGQTSLDGFHVVPPGQGIIHQVNLEYLGQVVMRQQAGGETYAFPDSLVGTDSHTVMINGLGILGWGVGGIEAEAVMLGQPYYMLAPKVVGFKLTGELPEGATATDLVLTITEKLRKHGVVGKFVEFYGPGVGKLSLADRATIANMAPEYGATMGFFPVDEETLTYLRLTGRPADLVDLVERYTRAVGLFREDGVEPEFSEYVELDMSTVEPSLAGPKRPQDRIPLGRMKTQFAEDLTKPATERGFGLEADELDRKVEVKREDEEFEVGHGSVVIASITSCTNTSNPSVLIGAGLLAKKAVEAGLSVEPWVKTSLAPGSRVVTDYLEASGLMPFLEALRFHVVGYGCTTCIGNSGPLPPDIAEAIEKGDLVAASVLSGNRNFEGRVNPHVKANYLASPMLVVAFALAGRVDIDLNNEPLGHDPNGRPVFLRDIWPSQEEIQKTIRETLDPEMFTREYAGVFEGDERWQALPAPVGKIYAWDPDSTYIQEPPFFQDMPLEPEPPRDIKGARVLLKLGDSVTTDHISPAGAIPVDSPAGRYLIEHGVEPKDFNSYGSRRGNHEVMMRGTFANIRIKNLMLDGVEGGYTVKLPEGERMFVFDAAMKYKEEGTPLIVLGGKEYGTGSSRDWAAKGPALLGVKAVIAESFERIHRSNLVGMGVLPLEFTDGQNADRLGLTGYETYDILGLEEGLEPHKILTVRATREDGSTVEFQAKARLDSEVDVDYYTNGGILQTVLRKLVAEG; encoded by the coding sequence ATGGCGTACAAGGACCTGTTCGGAACGAAAAAGACTCTGGACACCGCAGCGGGCAAGGTGCAGTACTTCGACTTCACCGAGCTGGAGAAGCAGGGGCTCGGAGCGATCAGCAAGCTGCCCTTCTCGATCAAGATCCTGCTCGAAAGCGTACTGCGCAACGCCGGAACCTACGGCGTAAGCGAGGAGGACGTGAAGAACCTGGCGGCCTGGAAACCCGAGCCGGGCGAGATCACCGTGCCGCTGAAGCTGGCGCGGGTCGTGTTGCAAGACTTCACCGGCGTGCCCGCGGTGGTCGACCTGGCCGCGATGCGCAGCGCCATGGAGCGCTTCGGCAAGGATCCAGCCAAGATCAACCCCCAGGTTCGCTCCGACCTGATCATCGACCACTCGGTGCAGATCGATTTCTTCGGCACCTCCTACGCGCTCGCGGCCAACGTGGACAAGGAGTACGAGCGCAACACCGAACGCTACACCCTGCTCAAGTGGGGGCAGACCTCGCTCGACGGCTTCCACGTGGTGCCGCCGGGGCAGGGCATCATCCACCAGGTCAACCTCGAGTACCTGGGGCAGGTGGTCATGCGCCAGCAGGCGGGCGGCGAAACCTACGCCTTCCCCGACAGCCTGGTGGGCACCGACAGCCACACGGTGATGATCAACGGCCTCGGCATCCTCGGCTGGGGCGTCGGCGGCATCGAGGCCGAGGCGGTGATGCTGGGCCAGCCCTACTACATGCTCGCCCCCAAGGTGGTCGGCTTCAAGCTGACCGGTGAGCTGCCCGAGGGCGCCACGGCCACCGACCTGGTCCTCACGATCACCGAAAAGCTGCGCAAGCACGGCGTGGTGGGCAAGTTCGTCGAGTTCTACGGTCCCGGCGTGGGCAAGCTCAGCCTCGCCGACCGCGCCACCATCGCCAACATGGCGCCCGAATACGGCGCCACCATGGGCTTCTTCCCGGTGGACGAGGAGACCCTGACCTACCTGCGCCTCACCGGCCGCCCCGCGGACCTGGTGGACCTGGTGGAACGCTACACCCGCGCCGTGGGCCTCTTCCGCGAGGACGGGGTCGAACCCGAGTTCTCCGAGTACGTGGAACTCGACATGAGCACCGTCGAGCCCAGCCTCGCCGGCCCCAAGCGGCCCCAGGACCGCATTCCCCTGGGGCGGATGAAGACGCAGTTCGCCGAGGACCTGACCAAACCCGCTACCGAGCGCGGTTTCGGCCTCGAAGCGGACGAGCTCGACCGCAAGGTGGAGGTGAAGCGCGAGGACGAGGAGTTCGAGGTGGGGCACGGCTCGGTCGTCATCGCCTCGATCACTAGCTGCACCAACACCTCCAACCCCTCGGTGCTCATCGGCGCCGGCCTGCTCGCCAAGAAGGCCGTCGAGGCGGGGCTTTCCGTCGAGCCTTGGGTCAAGACCAGCCTGGCCCCGGGCAGCCGCGTGGTAACCGACTACCTCGAGGCTTCGGGGCTGATGCCCTTCCTGGAAGCGCTGCGCTTCCACGTGGTGGGCTACGGCTGCACCACCTGCATCGGCAACTCGGGCCCGTTGCCGCCCGACATCGCCGAGGCCATCGAGAAGGGCGACCTGGTGGCGGCGAGCGTCCTCTCGGGCAACCGCAACTTCGAGGGCCGGGTCAACCCCCACGTCAAGGCCAACTACCTGGCGAGCCCCATGCTGGTCGTCGCCTTCGCGCTCGCGGGCCGGGTCGACATCGACCTGAACAACGAACCCCTGGGCCACGACCCCAACGGCCGGCCCGTCTTCCTGCGCGACATCTGGCCCAGCCAGGAGGAGATCCAAAAGACCATTCGCGAGACCCTGGACCCCGAGATGTTCACCCGCGAGTACGCCGGCGTCTTCGAGGGCGACGAGCGCTGGCAGGCCCTGCCCGCGCCGGTCGGGAAGATCTACGCCTGGGATCCCGACTCCACCTACATCCAGGAGCCGCCCTTCTTCCAGGACATGCCGCTCGAGCCCGAGCCGCCGCGCGACATCAAGGGCGCCCGGGTGCTGCTCAAGCTGGGCGACAGCGTGACCACCGACCACATCTCCCCCGCCGGCGCCATCCCCGTGGACTCGCCCGCAGGCCGCTATCTGATCGAGCACGGCGTCGAGCCCAAGGACTTCAACTCCTACGGCTCCCGCCGCGGCAACCACGAGGTGATGATGCGCGGCACCTTCGCCAACATCCGCATCAAGAACCTGATGCTCGACGGCGTCGAGGGCGGCTACACCGTCAAGCTGCCCGAAGGCGAGCGGATGTTCGTCTTCGACGCGGCGATGAAGTACAAGGAAGAGGGCACCCCCCTGATCGTCCTCGGGGGCAAGGAGTACGGCACCGGCTCCAGCCGCGACTGGGCGGCCAAGGGCCCGGCGCTCCTGGGCGTGAAGGCCGTCATCGCCGAGAGCTTCGAGCGCATCCACCGCTCCAACCTGGTGGGGATGGGCGTGCTGCCGCTCGAGTTCACGGACGGCCAGAACGCGGACCGCCTGGGCCTGACCGGCTACGAGACCTACGACATCCTCGGCCTCGAGGAAGGGCTCGAACCCCACAAGATCCTGACCGTGCGCGCCACCCGCGAGGACGGCTCCACCGTCGAGTTCCAGGCCAAGGCCCGCCTGGACAGCGAGGTGGACGTGGACTACTACACCAACGGCGGCATCCTGCAGACGGTGCTGCGCAAGCTGGTGGCCGAGGGCTGA
- a CDS encoding thiolase family protein — MSQDVYIASWARTPIGRFGGAFKDTPPTQLGAHAMKAALERAGVSGADLDLYVFGNVLRAGHGQLLPRQAALAAGIPEQVDGYAVDMVCSSGMMAVMNAAMAIRAGEADLVLAGGMESMSQAAFALSARARWGYKFLLGHPEEVKDLLLYDGLTDPVTGEAMGEETERLIAEHGITRGELDEVAYQSHKRAAEATEAGVFKQEIAPFELKTRKGTLTLEADEGIRPETTLDSLAALRPAFAKDGVLTAGNSSQISDGAAALLVASADAVEKHGLKPVARILGGSWAAGPTWRFPEAPVPAVKKLLDKLGMSLDDFDLIENNEAFAVNSVLFHRMLGLPYEKMNVLGGAIALGHPIGASGARIVGTLITALKAKGGRRGLAALCHGTGGATAVAVELV; from the coding sequence ATGAGTCAAGACGTGTACATCGCATCCTGGGCGCGGACCCCGATCGGCCGCTTCGGCGGCGCGTTCAAGGACACGCCCCCCACGCAGCTGGGGGCCCACGCCATGAAAGCGGCGCTCGAACGCGCCGGGGTTTCGGGGGCCGACCTCGACCTCTACGTCTTCGGCAACGTCCTGCGTGCCGGACACGGCCAGTTGCTGCCGCGTCAGGCGGCCCTGGCCGCGGGCATTCCCGAGCAGGTCGACGGTTACGCGGTGGACATGGTCTGCTCGAGCGGCATGATGGCGGTGATGAACGCGGCCATGGCGATCCGCGCGGGCGAGGCCGACCTGGTCCTCGCCGGCGGGATGGAGTCGATGTCGCAGGCGGCCTTCGCGCTTTCGGCGCGGGCCCGCTGGGGGTACAAGTTCCTGCTCGGCCACCCCGAGGAGGTCAAGGACCTGCTCCTCTACGACGGGCTCACCGATCCGGTGACCGGCGAGGCCATGGGCGAGGAGACCGAGCGCCTCATCGCCGAGCACGGGATCACCCGCGGCGAGCTCGACGAGGTGGCCTACCAGTCGCACAAGCGCGCGGCCGAGGCCACCGAGGCGGGCGTCTTCAAGCAGGAGATCGCCCCCTTCGAGCTCAAGACCCGAAAGGGCACGCTCACCCTCGAGGCCGACGAGGGCATTCGCCCGGAGACGACCCTCGACTCGCTCGCGGCCCTGCGCCCTGCCTTCGCCAAGGACGGCGTCCTCACCGCCGGCAACTCCAGCCAGATCTCCGACGGCGCGGCGGCCCTGCTCGTCGCCAGCGCCGACGCGGTCGAAAAGCACGGGCTGAAACCCGTAGCCCGCATCCTCGGCGGTAGCTGGGCGGCCGGCCCCACCTGGCGCTTCCCCGAAGCGCCGGTCCCGGCGGTGAAGAAGCTGCTGGACAAGCTGGGCATGAGCCTGGACGACTTCGACCTGATCGAGAACAACGAGGCCTTCGCGGTCAACAGCGTCCTCTTCCACCGCATGCTCGGCCTTCCCTACGAGAAAATGAACGTGTTGGGGGGCGCCATCGCCCTGGGCCACCCCATCGGCGCGAGCGGCGCGCGCATCGTCGGCACCTTGATCACCGCGCTGAAGGCCAAGGGCGGTCGGCGCGGCCTCGCCGCCCTCTGCCACGGCACCGGCGGGGCCACCGCGGTGGCCGTCGAGCTGGTCTAG
- a CDS encoding flavin reductase family protein, whose translation MANLDPELRKRVLRKVLNGVFVMTTRQDERYSAALVTFVTQVSIEPPLYAVGVRKDSGLYEILQLSGRAVLHPLAKSQQDLAPAFFKATRVEDGRLNGLPFRIEDGLPVLEPLPWYFVLETEGWHPGGDHAVWIARVTGVGANDVPEAEEEPLCMRDTPWSYGG comes from the coding sequence ATGGCGAATCTGGATCCCGAACTGCGCAAACGGGTGCTCCGCAAGGTTCTCAACGGCGTCTTCGTGATGACGACGCGCCAGGACGAGCGCTACAGCGCCGCGCTGGTGACCTTCGTGACCCAGGTCTCGATCGAACCCCCGCTCTACGCGGTGGGGGTGCGCAAGGACTCGGGGCTGTACGAGATCCTGCAGCTAAGCGGCCGCGCCGTCCTGCATCCGCTGGCGAAGAGCCAGCAGGACCTGGCTCCGGCGTTCTTCAAGGCCACCCGGGTGGAGGACGGTCGGCTCAACGGCCTGCCCTTCCGGATCGAGGACGGCCTGCCGGTGCTGGAGCCGCTGCCCTGGTACTTCGTCCTCGAGACCGAGGGCTGGCACCCCGGCGGCGACCACGCGGTCTGGATCGCCCGGGTCACGGGCGTGGGCGCGAACGACGTACCCGAGGCCGAAGAAGAGCCGCTGTGCATGCGCGACACCCCCTGGAGCTACGGCGGCTGA
- a CDS encoding heavy-metal-associated domain-containing protein, producing MMNRIMLGIQGVQSDDQMEKVVAALARQKGVLKTEVQQLGQVTVEYDPHRLTVMDLIRAVREEGFLAGML from the coding sequence ATGATGAACCGGATCATGCTGGGCATTCAAGGGGTGCAGAGCGACGACCAGATGGAGAAGGTGGTGGCCGCGCTTGCGCGCCAGAAGGGCGTGCTCAAGACCGAGGTGCAGCAGCTGGGCCAGGTCACGGTCGAGTACGACCCCCACCGCCTCACCGTCATGGACCTGATCCGCGCCGTGCGCGAAGAGGGCTTCCTGGCCGGCATGCTATAG
- the guaD gene encoding guanine deaminase, which produces MILRASMLHAVGEGPLAARLEALDDGGLYLEGGRIADAGPFAEVRARHPEAPVRRLEGGLLLPGFVDAHVHYPQTGVIGALGLDLLDWLERVTLPAEARFADVAHARREARTFLQALVRSGTTRALVFGSHFAPAQAALFEEAAALGFPLTSGLATGDRNLRAELHTTPERAYEENRALIERFHGKNGLRYAVTPRFALAAGEALLEVSGALLRERPDLHFQTHLNENPREIAAVARLFPAARDYLDVYDRFGLVGPRAVFAHDVHPNPRELERLAAAAAWVAHCPSSNAFLGSGLFPMRAHLEAGVRFALGSDVGAGTRFSLLGEAMDAYKTQRLREDGVHLPAAALLWLATRAGVAALGQADEAGGLEAGMSADLVWLRPPPGSTFEAVLAHAESAEHALGAAFALAREDAVAAVWIRGRLVFARGMLQAK; this is translated from the coding sequence GTGATCCTGCGCGCGTCCATGCTGCACGCGGTCGGCGAGGGGCCGCTCGCGGCCCGGCTCGAGGCCCTCGACGACGGCGGCCTCTACCTGGAAGGCGGCCGCATCGCCGACGCGGGCCCCTTCGCGGAGGTGCGCGCGCGCCACCCCGAGGCCCCCGTGCGGCGGCTCGAAGGGGGGCTGCTGCTGCCCGGCTTCGTGGACGCCCACGTCCACTACCCCCAGACCGGCGTCATCGGGGCGCTGGGGCTCGACCTACTCGACTGGCTCGAGCGGGTGACCCTGCCCGCCGAGGCGCGTTTCGCCGACGTCGCCCACGCCCGCCGCGAGGCGCGGACCTTCCTGCAGGCGCTCGTGCGCAGCGGCACCACCCGCGCCCTCGTCTTCGGCAGCCACTTCGCCCCGGCACAGGCCGCGCTCTTCGAGGAAGCGGCGGCGCTGGGCTTTCCGCTCACCAGCGGCCTCGCCACCGGCGACCGCAACCTGCGCGCCGAGCTGCACACCACTCCCGAGCGCGCCTACGAGGAAAACCGGGCGCTCATCGAACGCTTCCATGGAAAGAACGGCCTGCGTTACGCGGTGACGCCCCGCTTCGCCCTCGCCGCCGGCGAGGCGCTGTTGGAGGTGAGCGGGGCGCTGCTGCGGGAGCGGCCCGACCTGCACTTCCAGACCCACCTGAACGAGAACCCCCGCGAGATCGCGGCGGTGGCCCGGCTCTTCCCCGCGGCGCGCGACTACCTTGACGTCTACGACCGCTTCGGGCTGGTGGGGCCGCGGGCGGTCTTCGCCCACGACGTGCACCCGAACCCGCGCGAGCTCGAGCGCCTGGCCGCGGCCGCCGCTTGGGTGGCCCACTGCCCCAGCTCCAACGCCTTCCTGGGCTCGGGCCTCTTCCCCATGCGCGCCCACCTGGAGGCCGGCGTGCGCTTCGCCCTGGGCAGCGACGTGGGAGCCGGGACGCGCTTTTCGCTCCTCGGCGAGGCCATGGACGCCTACAAGACCCAGCGGCTGCGCGAGGACGGCGTGCACCTGCCGGCGGCGGCGCTCCTGTGGCTGGCCACCCGTGCGGGCGTGGCGGCGCTGGGGCAGGCGGACGAGGCCGGCGGCCTGGAAGCGGGCATGAGCGCCGACCTGGTCTGGTTGCGGCCGCCGCCGGGCTCGACGTTCGAAGCGGTGCTGGCCCACGCCGAGAGCGCCGAGCACGCCCTGGGCGCGGCCTTTGCCCTCGCCCGCGAGGACGCCGTGGCCGCGGTCTGGATCCGCGGGCGGCTCGTCTTCGCGCGCGGTATGCTGCAGGCGAAATGA
- the trpS gene encoding tryptophan--tRNA ligase — MKRVLSGIQPTGAIHIGNYLGAIKQWVEIGERLGKDALFCIVDYHALTNPDAYDPERLPQRTFEAALANMAAGLDPEKITLFVQSHVPEHTELSWIFTTQTPVGDLTRMTQYKDKSAKLKSVPAGLLMYPVLQAADILIYKADTVPVGEDQLQHLELTREIARRFNHAFGDTFPEPKALLNPKAPRVPGIDGAAKMSKSVGNTIELLEEPKSIWEKLRAAPTDPARVRRNDPGDPSRCLIFKYHTYFSPPEVQEAVAEGCRTAGIGCVDCKKLLFDRMMEVLGPIQERAAELRQNPEVVEAALEDGARRARAIAQETMHEVRVKIGLYKPY; from the coding sequence ATGAAGCGCGTGCTCTCGGGCATTCAACCTACCGGCGCCATCCACATCGGCAACTACCTGGGCGCGATCAAGCAGTGGGTCGAGATCGGCGAGCGGCTGGGCAAGGACGCCCTCTTCTGCATCGTCGACTACCACGCCCTCACCAACCCCGACGCCTACGACCCCGAGCGGCTGCCGCAGCGCACCTTCGAAGCGGCGCTGGCCAACATGGCCGCGGGCCTCGACCCCGAGAAGATCACCCTCTTCGTGCAGTCGCACGTACCCGAGCACACCGAACTCTCGTGGATCTTCACCACCCAGACCCCGGTGGGCGACCTGACGCGCATGACCCAGTACAAGGACAAGTCGGCCAAGCTCAAGTCGGTGCCCGCGGGCCTGCTCATGTACCCGGTGCTGCAGGCGGCGGACATCCTGATCTACAAGGCCGACACCGTGCCCGTGGGCGAGGACCAGCTGCAGCACCTCGAGCTCACCCGCGAGATCGCCCGCCGCTTCAACCACGCCTTCGGCGACACCTTCCCCGAGCCGAAGGCGCTGCTCAACCCCAAGGCGCCGCGGGTGCCGGGCATCGACGGCGCGGCGAAGATGAGCAAGTCGGTGGGGAACACCATCGAGCTGCTGGAAGAGCCCAAGTCGATCTGGGAGAAGCTGCGCGCCGCCCCCACCGACCCGGCGCGGGTGCGCCGCAACGACCCGGGCGACCCGAGCCGCTGCCTGATCTTCAAGTACCACACCTACTTCTCGCCGCCCGAGGTGCAAGAGGCCGTGGCCGAGGGTTGCCGCACCGCGGGCATCGGCTGCGTGGACTGCAAGAAGCTGCTCTTCGACCGCATGATGGAGGTGCTTGGCCCCATCCAGGAGCGGGCCGCCGAGCTGCGCCAGAACCCCGAGGTGGTGGAGGCGGCGCTCGAGGACGGCGCGCGGCGGGCGCGCGCCATCGCCCAGGAGACGATGCACGAGGTGCGCGTCAAGATCGGGCTCTACAAACCCTACTAG
- a CDS encoding HD domain-containing phosphohydrolase, which yields MELPPDLQPFHSMVAALHDAEEAFVVLKMHDDDFELVHANRAFVQRTGFEPRFDRPLPGGRVYADPDHRSAIVARLRSGKRCQLRLPLTLEGRPRTVHSVFFPLKPPYYAGLLRELAPEQQMVQVFRSLERVKEALDRTPAEFYAAVLTSALESVPGADAGSLWILQGDRFVCTAQVGHTPELIDFSVSFETELRWYGQGEAAMRQGTPRIITRRTIEAINSETEIALLNSERPLQANLLIPIVRGGEVYGTFNLDSVRSENAFTIESIEAGRLFAEEILGFLETERREQRLRGRLALLERIVEINRIARRARSQGQLYLETLTALRRYIGSSHVTVFLLEEDGQVLRVVASTTPDLTAGMRIPRDRGASWIAVEERRAVHIPDIYKDPRVFHFGERRQGPVALLAAPLIDGSGEVVGVISANSRPHQGFGEGELAFFEASAEAIGMATERLKALGEATRRAEAYRKLIVLSTEIEVLENPAEIAERALRTILELTPFEAGVFYTLRDGERLEPDVLVGDYPSRFPRIYEDHAVRLGEGLVGSAIAGRKGGAVHDYRDYPGALEPFVEIGTRSILVEPLWVKGVPYGGLAVLTFGHPAAPPPEARYLVQLTARRIERAFERIGHLTTLKEAREAMFRAFGVALERRDYETRGHTERVAQLSTRLARALGLRGGELEAVRWGAYLHDIGKLAIPDRILLKEGPLSEDEWALMREHTEIGFQMLEPIPFLPDSTRNIVRYHHERWDGSGYPRGLSGTEIPLEARLFAVVDVFDALANDRPYKKRWSPREVARELRELSGRHLDPVIVDRFLQLHRPLRRG from the coding sequence ATGGAGCTTCCCCCTGATTTGCAACCGTTCCATTCCATGGTGGCCGCGCTGCATGATGCGGAGGAGGCTTTCGTCGTCCTCAAGATGCACGACGACGACTTCGAGCTCGTTCACGCGAACCGGGCCTTCGTCCAGCGCACCGGCTTCGAGCCCCGCTTCGACCGGCCGCTGCCGGGCGGACGGGTCTACGCCGACCCGGACCACCGCAGCGCCATCGTGGCGCGCCTGCGCTCGGGGAAACGCTGCCAGCTGCGGCTGCCCCTGACCCTGGAGGGGCGGCCGCGCACGGTCCACAGCGTCTTCTTTCCCCTGAAACCGCCCTACTACGCGGGCCTGTTGCGGGAGCTGGCCCCGGAGCAGCAGATGGTGCAGGTCTTCCGCTCGCTCGAGCGGGTCAAGGAGGCGCTGGACCGCACGCCCGCCGAGTTCTACGCCGCGGTGCTGACATCGGCGCTCGAGTCCGTCCCCGGCGCCGACGCCGGCAGCCTCTGGATCCTCCAGGGCGACCGCTTCGTTTGCACCGCCCAGGTGGGGCACACCCCGGAGCTGATCGACTTCTCCGTATCTTTCGAAACCGAGCTGCGCTGGTACGGTCAGGGCGAGGCCGCGATGCGCCAGGGCACGCCCCGGATCATTACCCGACGCACGATCGAGGCGATCAACAGCGAGACGGAGATCGCCTTGCTGAACAGCGAAAGGCCCCTGCAGGCCAACCTGCTCATCCCCATCGTGCGCGGGGGCGAGGTCTACGGCACCTTCAACCTCGACAGCGTCCGCAGCGAAAACGCTTTCACCATCGAGTCGATCGAGGCGGGCCGGCTCTTCGCCGAGGAAATCCTGGGCTTCCTGGAGACCGAACGCCGCGAACAACGGCTGCGCGGACGGCTGGCCCTGCTCGAGCGCATCGTCGAGATCAACCGCATCGCTCGCCGCGCCCGCAGCCAGGGCCAGCTCTACCTGGAGACCCTCACCGCGCTGCGGCGCTACATCGGCTCCAGCCACGTCACCGTCTTTCTGCTCGAAGAAGACGGCCAGGTGCTGCGCGTCGTCGCCTCCACCACGCCCGACCTGACCGCCGGCATGCGCATCCCCCGCGACCGCGGGGCGAGCTGGATCGCGGTCGAGGAGCGGCGCGCGGTGCACATCCCCGACATCTACAAGGACCCGCGCGTCTTCCACTTCGGCGAGCGCCGCCAGGGCCCGGTGGCCCTGCTCGCCGCGCCCCTGATCGACGGCTCGGGCGAGGTGGTGGGGGTGATCAGCGCCAACAGCCGTCCCCACCAGGGGTTCGGGGAGGGCGAGCTCGCCTTCTTCGAGGCCTCCGCCGAGGCCATCGGCATGGCGACGGAGCGGCTCAAGGCCCTGGGCGAGGCCACCCGCCGCGCCGAGGCCTACCGCAAGTTGATCGTGCTCTCCACCGAGATCGAGGTCCTCGAGAACCCCGCCGAGATCGCCGAGCGCGCCCTGCGCACCATCCTCGAGCTCACCCCCTTCGAGGCCGGGGTCTTCTACACCCTCAGGGACGGCGAGCGGCTCGAGCCCGACGTGCTGGTCGGCGACTACCCCTCCCGCTTCCCGCGCATCTACGAGGACCACGCCGTCCGCCTGGGCGAAGGGCTGGTGGGCAGCGCGATCGCCGGCCGCAAGGGCGGCGCCGTCCACGACTACCGCGACTACCCCGGCGCGCTCGAGCCCTTCGTCGAGATCGGCACCCGCAGCATCCTCGTCGAGCCCCTCTGGGTCAAGGGCGTGCCCTACGGCGGGCTCGCGGTCCTCACCTTCGGCCACCCCGCCGCGCCGCCCCCCGAAGCGCGCTACCTGGTGCAGTTGACCGCCCGGCGCATCGAACGCGCCTTCGAGCGCATCGGCCACCTGACCACGCTCAAGGAGGCGCGCGAGGCCATGTTTCGCGCCTTCGGCGTGGCGCTGGAGCGGCGCGACTACGAAACCCGGGGCCACACCGAGCGGGTGGCGCAGCTCTCGACCCGGCTGGCCCGGGCGTTGGGGCTTCGGGGCGGCGAGCTCGAGGCCGTCCGCTGGGGCGCCTACCTCCACGACATCGGCAAGCTGGCCATCCCCGACCGCATCCTGCTCAAGGAAGGGCCCCTAAGCGAGGACGAGTGGGCGCTGATGCGCGAGCACACCGAGATCGGGTTCCAGATGCTCGAGCCGATCCCCTTCCTCCCCGATTCCACACGCAACATCGTCCGCTACCACCACGAGCGCTGGGACGGCAGCGGCTACCCCCGGGGCCTCTCAGGCACCGAGATTCCCCTGGAGGCGCGCCTCTTCGCCGTGGTCGACGTCTTCGACGCGCTCGCCAACGACCGTCCTTACAAGAAGCGCTGGAGCCCCCGCGAGGTCGCGCGCGAGCTGCGCGAGCTTTCGGGCCGCCACCTGGATCCGGTCATCGTCGACCGTTTCCTACAGTTGCACCGTCCGCTCCGCCGCGGCTGA
- a CDS encoding DUF503 domain-containing protein, whose amino-acid sequence MKTYVGVFTARLETPWVTSLKEKRAVIRPVMERIKARFPVSAARVAGLDEHGWEQVGFSVVGGDAEWVDGVLDAVERFLYAAGEYRVVVLAREVLVFDGTMTPGAER is encoded by the coding sequence ATGAAGACCTACGTCGGCGTCTTCACGGCGCGGCTCGAGACCCCCTGGGTCACGAGCCTGAAGGAGAAGCGCGCGGTCATCCGGCCGGTGATGGAGCGCATCAAGGCGCGCTTCCCGGTCTCGGCGGCGCGCGTCGCCGGTCTGGACGAACACGGCTGGGAACAGGTGGGCTTCAGCGTCGTCGGCGGGGACGCGGAGTGGGTGGACGGGGTGCTCGACGCCGTCGAGCGCTTCCTCTACGCCGCCGGCGAGTACCGCGTGGTCGTGCTCGCGCGCGAGGTCTTGGTGTTCGACGGCACCATGACCCCCGGCGCCGAACGGTAA
- a CDS encoding metallophosphoesterase → MSATARKFTRKVLALARLEGQHDYLERTVKLIPDLDVDALVLVGDLAGPGAKADDYRKAFKILGQAPVPSFYVPGPRDAPVEEYLREAYNIEIVFPYLHGVHGSFAFAPGHVVIAGMGGEIVDRDQGREEVTRLAYPAWEVEYRLKVLRELKDYQKVFLFARMPAHKGLHEAGSEELAELVKTHNPRLVVAYDPGFTGSVLKHEWLGKSLVVAPGSLAEGDFTVVDLHEAKIETGNVR, encoded by the coding sequence ATGTCGGCCACGGCACGGAAGTTCACCCGCAAGGTCCTGGCGCTGGCCCGCCTCGAAGGCCAGCACGACTACCTCGAGCGCACGGTCAAACTGATCCCCGACCTGGACGTGGACGCCCTCGTCCTCGTGGGCGATCTCGCCGGCCCCGGGGCGAAGGCGGACGACTACCGCAAAGCCTTCAAGATCCTGGGGCAGGCCCCGGTGCCCAGCTTCTACGTACCCGGGCCGCGCGACGCCCCCGTGGAGGAGTACCTGCGCGAGGCCTACAACATCGAGATCGTCTTCCCCTACCTGCACGGAGTCCACGGCAGCTTTGCCTTCGCCCCGGGCCACGTGGTGATCGCGGGCATGGGCGGCGAGATCGTGGACCGCGACCAGGGGCGCGAGGAGGTGACCCGGCTCGCCTACCCCGCCTGGGAGGTCGAGTACCGCCTCAAGGTGCTGCGCGAGCTCAAGGACTACCAGAAGGTCTTCCTCTTTGCGCGCATGCCTGCCCACAAGGGGCTCCACGAAGCCGGCAGCGAAGAGCTGGCCGAGCTCGTCAAGACGCACAACCCGCGGCTGGTCGTCGCCTACGACCCCGGCTTCACGGGCAGCGTGCTCAAGCACGAATGGCTGGGCAAGAGCCTGGTCGTCGCCCCCGGGTCGCTGGCCGAGGGCGATTTCACCGTCGTCGACCTGCACGAGGCCAAGATCGAGACGGGCAACGTCCGCTAG